The sequence TTGATGATCCAAAGGAATATTaaaagataaaggaaaggaaCTGGTGTAGGTTCCAGATTAGATAGCTATTAATACATAGCATGATTTAATAAGGTAGATGTCACAGGTTCCAGGGCTTATAAAATGTGAATGCTTCTCAGGGAATTTCCTAACCCTTAGGTGCTGAAAGACCAACCAGAAGGAAGCCCTCTTTCCTATTTCTCCATGAATTGTGCTCCTTCTTTTACCAAGGAAGTGCTGGATAAAGGGTAGACAGTGGGGTCCATGGAAAAGGTCCATTGATGAGACTCATACCCCATTCTACTCTTGCTGAGGGAAAGTACTCAGCAAGTCTTAGAAGTAGAGAGGCAGGTGGATCTCACTGTCAGAGGCAATTTCAGACCTTACATGGAAAAATCCTTGCAGCCACTTTCTTCACAGCTCCCTTCACAtccttgttcctcaggctgtagatgaggggattaagcatGGGAGTCACCATTGTGTAGAACACAGACAGCAGTTTTTTCTGTCCTTTGGCAGACTTTGGTATCATGTAGTTGACAATGGCTgacccataaaaaagaatgaccaCCACGaggtgggagccacaggtagaGAATGCCTTGAGTCGTCCTGCAGCTGACTTCATCCTGACCACAGTCACTATGATGTGGCCATAGGATACCAGGATTAGGGAAACAGGTATGAGGAGAATCACAACCGCCGTGAGGGAAATGGCCGTCTCTGAAATCCAGGTGTCTGTGGATGCTAGGCTCAAAAGTGCAGGTGCCTCACAAAAGAAATGTTCAATACTATTGCTGCCTCTGTAGGGTAGCATTAGTGTGAAGGTGGTGtccaccacagcagccaggattCCGCTGGTCCATGATCCTGCAGCCAGCTGGACACACACCCTCCAAGTCATAATGCTAGAGTAATGCAAAGGGTTACAGATGGCTGCATACCGATCATAAGACATCACTGCCAAAAGGACACACTGTGTACTCCCCAAAATGAGGAAGAGTAGAAGCTGAGCTGCACAACGTGTGAATGAAATGACTTTCTTTCTGGATAGCAGGTGGACAAGGGCCTGAGGAACAATGTTAGTAGAGAAACAGAGGTCAGCCAGAGATAAAttgcagagaaagaaatacataggTGTGTGAAGCAGGGAGTCAACCAGTACAAGGGACACGAGAAGCAGATTTCCAACCACAGTGACAAGGTAAATTCCCAGGAATAAGATGAATATTAGCTGCTGGGTGTGTGGGTTGTCAGAGAGTCCCAGAAGGAAGAATTCTGTCACCTGTGTCTGATTGCTCTCTCTCATGGTTTGTCTCCTTTTTCAGTACAAAGTCACTACATGCGTAACATAGACGTGCATAACCtaagaaattatataattcaGAGTTGGAGGACTTGGAAATTGCCTCCACTCACTACCAACCATTTCAAGAATCTTCTTTATAAGGTTTTTGGAAGATGATCATGCTGCTTTAGttggaatatttttaagtttGCAAAAgttaaatctttataaaatgatacattcatttttaatgtcctCTGGCAAGTGTAAAGTAGATCAAAACATTATCTTCTTCATTTAATATCGCATATCTAATAATCAAAAGACAGATTGAATTTACATATAaggtcattttatttaattttaccttattgTTAACTAAAACCTTGAGTCTTATGCTGCTCTTGCTACACCTGTCACATCTCATGTAGGTGCAgatgttttttcattctttggaCATCCAACCATTTCTGTTGTCTGTTTCTTGAAAGAGTCATCACAAAGGTATGACAAAtcaaatggaactgacttttgtcTTGGAGAAAATGGCCTGTTTAGAAGGAGCTGTTAAACCAAGAGGTATCTCTGGATAATATACCATAATCTCTTTGGAAATGCTATTCTCCCCTTCACTGGGGCTCCCATATCAATCTAAACTGTCAGTAAACTTTGAAAATAATGGACACCCATCAAGGCATACTTTCTGTTTTAACCCACCAGCATGGCTAGTTCTCTGTGTTCAGACTAAACAGCACTGATCTGCTACTTCCAGCCCATTGTGTCTCCCTCCTTATGTTCTGTATCTATTCCTCTCAGAAATTATGaactactttgaatatttttccttatagttttttcatttttgtgtactTTATTAAACATACCATAGGGTTTTGTTTAATCAATTATCATCAATtatatagaataaataaaacttatcCGGCCACATAGTTTAATAGAGTTGTTTCAAAAGCCTGCCTAGAGAGACATGCAAGAGTTTGGGAGCAATGATAAACATCATAGAGCCAatctaaaaagacagaaaaaaattaaagtctaaaTATTAAGGTTCTAAGCAAGGCTTCATCTATCAACCTTATATCTGTCTGATAAATGTACTTCCatataatgtattaaatatatcaaatacatacatacacacatgtgcatatatacaaaACACAAACTGGATAGGATTATCAAGGAGAAAAATTAcatcaaaatataattataatagttttattaaataaatataacatgagcgcgggctgggaaccaaagtgtcccaggttcgattcccaggcagggtacattcctgggttgcaggccagaacccccagcaatgtttctctctctctctctctctctctctctctctctctctctctctctctccctccctccctccctcccttccctctctaaaaataaataaataaaatctttaaaaaaaaataaatataacaatacatatgcttctttaaaacattaaattttaaaatgtcattacaAGTCCAATCACCACCTTAATTTCAAAATGATGAGCCTAAATGATATTTTGAGATATCTTCAGCAACTGCAATGCGATGTAAAAATATCTCTGATTTCAATTGGTGATAAAGTCATGGAGATGGATAATGTTGGTTTAGGCTATTTACCTATattgaaacaagaaaaacaattagcatttcagttaaaataaaatgaagaagtaGCATATACATCTAAAATGAAGAACCCCCTGAATTCCAAGTGAAGAACTCCTGAGCTGAAGGAATTGCCAGTTTTCTCAAAAAGACACAATTACACTTTCTGTAATCTGAAAGTGGAATCTTAGGTGTTTGGATGGGTCATAACCCAAAATGATGAAAGATTTCAATTCATCATTgtaacaataaatgaataaataaaatgttaacctGAACAATCACATATCTGCTCAATTATCATTCATGACTCTCTTATTTGACACAGGCCACCTTTCTAGGCATTTTCCCCCACATAATTAGGACACACTGTATTTTTACATTCTACTTGTTTTTGCTCAGCCTTCTAATATTCCCTCTATTTAAAGGTATGCATACTTCATAAAGTTAGGATCATTTTTGTTAAACATTCGTAACACTTTGAATACTCAGTCATCTAATATGTTGAGTAAATGTTATTAGCCTACTACTTCCTTGGTGATGGGGTCAAGACAGAGGACACAGCATGTGAAGCCAAAAACTCTCAGATAGGAGGACCAAACTATAATTATGTTTTATCCTCAGTGCCATCATGTTTCTGGAACATCAGAGATTCAGAGCAAATACTGGTTTATGAATGAATGTACTGGACCAAGTGAGTCCATAAGATCTAACAATTACTTAAATCAAACTCATATAAAATTgctattaatgaaaaatatagtcTACTGTTAAATAgctgatacaaaaataaattttcagaacaCTGACTATTTCAAGATAGGCACTTTTGAAATTACCATCCCCCAGTGGAAGGTACTACCTGATTAGTTGTTAGTCTCCAGGTTATGGTTCAGCTCAGGTCCTTTAGACTTACTTCTTCTGCCACAGTTCACATCCTTCCCAGAGGTATTAATCGTGTGTCTAGATCTCATGGAAAATTAAATGTAAGCAAATAATGTTTCTTGGTTTTGAAGAAAAGATAGAGAGGATAAAAATGAAACACTTGTCACAAAGGTCTAAGTGATGTTTACATCAGTGGTTAACTTAATGAAAGAGCAGCCACAGGATATTGCTGATTTCTATGCCTTCTTGTCCATTCCCCAGCCCCCATCTCtaacacacaaagacacaaacacacacaagtaCACAAATTTACAAACCCCTGGTACAGCCTAGACACATCAATGTACTTACTTCATGATGTCCTTACCTCCATCATTGCTCTTAACAAATTATATggaagttattttctttctctgttactGTAAGACATTCAACAACAGCAACCACATCTGCCTCCTCTTTATTCACAGCAAATAAGATAAATCCTGGCACAGAATCGGTGTGCAGCACATGTTTTTGAGCTGATTTGACTTGAGCCAAAGTAGCAGGAGACAGGTGAATGAGTCAGAAATGAGTGTGACTCATGACTTGCCAGATGGTAGGGATGCTCACTGACCCTGGGAGTATAATATTAGAAGGTTACATCCCTGACCCCttccaaatgcttttttaaaCCATGTTATTCTCCCAGGCAACTGTGGAGAAGAAATTGCTCCCCCAGGCCCACTTCAGGGTGAGGAAGCTTCTGTAAGAAAATCCCATCTTCTGTCAGTCTTTCATGTTATTCTGCCTTTTCTCCAGATTTAACATCAACTTGTGAgttcatttctctaaaaatgacaTATATTACTAGATGCAGGATAGAATGATAGGGTAAAAAATCATGCATTGtctaattgacatttattttagGAAGAGGATACTGGAAAATCCATAGGAACCAAGAGAAAGCTACTAAATTTGTAATTCCAAGATCTTCTGACCTCAAAATCACCTGTCCCCTACCATCAATATCCAATTACTGTCTTCAAGTCTCATGCATAGGTGTAAGAATTTACTCCCAGAGGATCAATAATGACTCCATAGAAACTCTGCTTTTGTCTCCCTCAGGCAAGGACCAGAATTCTTCACAGGGAATTCAACATGGAAA is a genomic window of Phyllostomus discolor isolate MPI-MPIP mPhyDis1 chromosome 6, mPhyDis1.pri.v3, whole genome shotgun sequence containing:
- the LOC114498951 gene encoding olfactory receptor 2D2-like, which gives rise to MRCDRCSKSSIRLKVLVNNKALVHLLSRKKVISFTRCAAQLLLFLILGSTQCVLLAVMSYDRYAAICNPLHYSSIMTWRVCVQLAAGSWTSGILAAVVDTTFTLMLPYRGSNSIEHFFCEAPALLSLASTDTWISETAISLTAVVILLIPVSLILVSYGHIIVTVVRMKSAAGRLKAFSTCGSHLVVVILFYGSAIVNYMIPKSAKGQKKLLSVFYTMVTPMLNPLIYSLRNKDVKGAVKKVAARIFPCKV